From the genome of Scytonema hofmannii PCC 7110, one region includes:
- a CDS encoding helix-turn-helix domain-containing protein produces MATTSLYLLKSPGHPATEISQDELRSLLNEIETELHQSKVYRRALAMMQQLLGSSTEQAQALFQSIGREAIGLAFRQFVQHSQKAENENNQPENDHQTDNNHIEIVATLSEEAEVVDFTPCLTDVRAHQKESVETTIQDDLPSKPEVVQTLETQPAKKKQSRWFGNRKPTKAELAEQKAQQRIESLRQVGQKLRQVRESQGLSLNQLHVYTHVPVYQMAAIEEGNWDALAEDVYVRGFIRVMGNALGLDGTNLAASLPIPEPTKLVLPTSYQSQLQSSNLGFGIKPVHLYVGYAALVAGSLGGLSIMSQQANADATIETGEVPPSSSVTQSLKDEKPISKPGLQSSRAGIAVGADIAPPEAL; encoded by the coding sequence ATGGCTACCACATCCCTGTACTTGTTAAAATCTCCCGGTCATCCAGCTACAGAAATTTCTCAGGATGAATTGCGATCGCTCTTAAATGAAATAGAAACCGAATTACATCAAAGTAAAGTTTACCGTCGTGCTCTCGCTATGATGCAACAGTTGCTAGGTTCATCAACCGAACAAGCCCAAGCACTGTTTCAATCTATAGGTAGAGAAGCAATTGGTTTAGCTTTTCGCCAATTTGTGCAACACTCCCAAAAGGCAGAAAACGAAAATAACCAACCAGAAAACGACCATCAAACAGACAACAATCATATAGAAATCGTAGCGACTCTTTCCGAAGAAGCAGAGGTTGTTGATTTCACACCATGCTTAACTGATGTTAGAGCACACCAAAAAGAGAGTGTTGAAACAACTATTCAAGATGATTTGCCATCAAAACCAGAGGTTGTGCAAACCTTAGAAACCCAGCCTGCAAAGAAAAAACAAAGCAGATGGTTTGGGAACAGAAAGCCCACAAAAGCTGAACTAGCGGAACAAAAAGCTCAACAACGTATAGAAAGCCTGCGTCAAGTTGGTCAAAAACTGCGGCAAGTTCGAGAGTCGCAAGGTCTTTCTCTGAACCAACTTCACGTTTACACTCACGTACCCGTTTATCAGATGGCAGCAATTGAAGAAGGTAACTGGGACGCATTGGCAGAGGATGTCTATGTTCGTGGCTTTATCCGTGTTATGGGCAATGCCTTAGGGCTTGATGGCACAAATTTGGCTGCTTCTTTGCCTATTCCAGAACCGACAAAATTGGTGTTACCAACTTCTTATCAATCTCAACTCCAATCCAGTAACTTAGGATTTGGAATCAAACCAGTGCATCTTTATGTAGGCTATGCAGCCCTTGTTGCTGGTTCCTTGGGAGGATTATCAATCATGTCTCAGCAAGCCAATGCAGATGCAACTATAGAAACAGGTGAAGTGCCTCCATCCTCTTCCGTCACACAGTCCTTGAAAGACGAAAAACCAATTTCCAAACCTGGACTGCAATCTAGCAGAGCGGGGATCGCTGTTGGTGCTGATATTGCCCCACCAGAAGCACTGTAG